The following proteins come from a genomic window of Crassostrea angulata isolate pt1a10 chromosome 1, ASM2561291v2, whole genome shotgun sequence:
- the LOC128158593 gene encoding uncharacterized protein LOC128158593 codes for MYLKPSDIRFSQDSIGRTFGRCTSHPYKPIGETLDEILKGLINVNCIPGISVYKKDGLWFTAGNRRLRVLQKAEKRGMCSKIYVRETFCIDYNKLTTINNGISVFVRGNPGGYLWQTMPVTKMKLNRPPKTAFCPTKPPGLTSSFKYKRHTEKKNTGELPAKHSKHRVPTIHEQIMSKPGEGLRFGQKVSKNFDKMSAHMGNQYSTNVDSYSENDDVDENISNLSPGSGASQQNAYGWCQKCVIAKPRESEVKVHTTKEKKIVEKQKIRDDVSALINGPSVSGIQNYNTFLRSNSDTFRRPENKNVAVTISDETNARFHKCTIYDHCLAFFVFFLIVAFIVLLGFIISIATF; via the coding sequence ATGTATCTAAAACCATCAGATATCAGATTTAGCCAAGATTCAATTGGACGTACGTTTGGCCGTTGCACTTCACATCCATACAAACCCATTGGGGAAACGCTGGACGAAATCCTCAAAGGTTTGATAAATGTGAACTGTATTCCTGGTATATCTGTTTACAAAAAAGATGGACTATGGTTTACTGCTGGCAACAGAAGATTGCGGGTGCTCCAAAAAGCAGAGAAACGGGGAATGTGTAGTAAGATTTATGTTAGAGagacattttgtattgattataACAAATTAACTACCATAAACAATGGCATTTCCGTTTTTGTTCGAGGAAATCCGGGTGGATATCTTTGGCAAACCATGCCAGTTACGAAGATGAAACTAAACCGACCACCTAAAACGGCGTTTTGTCCAACAAAACCTCCCGGTTTAACAAGTTCTTTCAAATACAAAAGACACACTGAGAAGAAAAATACTGGTGAGTTACCTGCAAAACATAGTAAACACAGGGTTCCGACAATCCATGAGCAGATAATGTCGAAGCCTGGAGAAGGTTTACGTTTTGGACAGAAGGTTtcaaaaaattttgacaaaatgtcTGCACACATGGGAAACCAATACAGTACTAATGTTGACTCTTATTCGGAAAACGATGATGTTGATGAAAATATATCCAATCTTTCCCCGGGATCGGGGGCCTCACAACAAAATGCCTATGGTTGGTGTCAAAAGTGTGTAATAGCTAAACCAAGGGAGTCGGAAGTAAAAGTCCACAcaacaaaagagaaaaaaattgtggaaaaacagaaaataagagATGACGTATCTGCTCTTATAAATGGGCCTAGCGTTTCAGGAATCCAAAATTATAATACTTTTTTAAGATCAAATTCAGACACATTTAGACGACcggaaaataaaaatgttgcaGTGACCATATCTGATGAAACCAATGCCCGCTTTCACAAATGTACCATCTATGATCACTGCTTGgctttctttgtatttttcttgaTTGTTGCTTTCATTGTTTTATTGGGATTTATCATAAGTATTGCAACATTTTAA